From the Aerococcus viridans genome, the window GTGATTTGGGCGGTTCTGATGACGGTTGGGGTATTTATTACCGGTGTGGCTTCACATATTGTGGCAGCAGACTTGGTCTTTCTCTTACCTATTGAGTCGAAATTTACGGACTGGTTCCGGTCCGCCTTGAACCATTCATTACTGTTACCGAGTGCCATTATTATCATGATGGTAGCTGCTTCTTATCCACTGCTGATGGCTATGGTGGGCTATTCGATTTTTGAATTGATTGTCTTGGCTGTAATTTTGATTTGCTTTAAGACCGCCCACTTAAATACTATTTTAGAAAGCTGGCGTTATACCAGCGACAAGGTGATTAAAATTCACAAGGCAATCTTGTATCTAGCGGTTTTTATCACGCTATTATTAGCTTCCTTTGTGACACCATATCTCTGTTTAGGCGTTGCACTGCTGTATTTAATCGCCATTCATTTTGCCGGGATTCGTCCTTTTTCAGATGGGAAAAAGGGTTGGCACTGGGATAAGATTGTCGCAGTGGAACAAGACCGCCAGCAGCAAATCAAACGTGGATTGGCCTTGTTTGTAAATATGCCACAAGATGCCGTTTCAAGTAAACGACGCAAGTATTTGGACGGCTTTATTAAAGTGATCAACCGTGGGGACAATCCTTACGCTTACTTATACAGTCGGGCCTTTTGGCGGGCGAGTGATTATTTCCCACTTTGGGGCCGGATGACTTTAGTAGGGATTTTGTATTTGGTCTTTGTAACCAATAGCCACTGGTTGAACTTAGTGGTGATTTTATTGATTCAATACTTCAGCCATTTCCAAATTTTACCTATGGCTAAGAAAATCAACCAACATGTCTTATTGCAGGTCTACCCAATGGATCAAAGTTCACAGGTGACTGGCTTTAAACAGATGATGGCACAACCAATTTGTACGCAAATTGTATTATTTGCTGTAACGAGTTTGCTGACCCACGACTGGATTTTTGCCGGAGCAGTGTTACTTTCTACTATTATACTAGGCTTAGTCTTCCTTTATCTCTATTTACCGCGTTTTATCCGTAAGAAAGAAAAAAAGGTTAGAATACGCTAAGTTTGTTGACTAAGTCCTGTTTTCCAACTAAAATAACTAGTACTCAAGAAAAAAGGAGTAAGCATCTCAAGAGGGAGTCGCTGCTCACTTTTTTCATTTATACAGTAAGTTAACACTACTTGGGCAAAAGAGAGGAGGAATGGTTTTGGAATACAAATTTGATCGCGAGTGGATTCTCGAACCCATTGGAGGGGATACTGGTCAAGCCTATGTTGGCTATAATGACGCTAACGATGAACGTGTATTTTTAAAACGTAATTCTTCACCCTTGTTAACCATCCTATCGATGGAAGGCTTTGCACCCAAGTTGAAATGGACTAAGCGTGAGTCTAGTGGGGACATTATGACGGCCCAAGATTGGGTGTCTGGTAATGTCTTATCGCATTTTGAAGTGGCCCAATTGCCCGTGGTTAAATTGATGTACCGCTACCACCATTCGGATAATTTATATAATATGCTGGTTAAAATTGACGGCGAGGTTTACGAACCAGACCGCTTTTTACAGGATTATGAAAGTGATTTGGCAAAAGAATTGCGTCACCATCACTTGTTAGCCGATGTGACTGCTTGCCTATGGGACACTCGTCATTTGGTTGAAGGGGTCCGCAAGACGGTGTGTCACGGGGACTTGAACCGCCGGAACTTTATACGAGCTGAGGACAATCAGTTATATCTAGTGGACTGGGAAATGGTAAAAATCGCTGATCCTATTCTAGATATCAGCCAATTGTTGGTGCAATATGTTGATTTTAAAAATTGGGATACCTGGTTTGACTTATATGGCTTGCACATTACATACGATATTTACCAACGTATTGAATGGTATTCGATGTTGAATCTCTTGAATATGATCAAAAAAGACTTCAGAGAAAATCGGATGATTGCCATGAACCATAAAATCTTAAAATTAAAACATATCTACAACAACCGTTACTTACATCAAGTAGGGGAAATGTAAGGAAGGTGTAACAAAGTCGTTAAAACTCGACGCTTCTATCGCATTTAGGAGAGTAAACGCTAAAGCGTAAACTCTCTCATAAGCTGGACCAAAATCGGATTCGACCCTCCAGAAA encodes:
- a CDS encoding phosphotransferase family protein, producing MVLEYKFDREWILEPIGGDTGQAYVGYNDANDERVFLKRNSSPLLTILSMEGFAPKLKWTKRESSGDIMTAQDWVSGNVLSHFEVAQLPVVKLMYRYHHSDNLYNMLVKIDGEVYEPDRFLQDYESDLAKELRHHHLLADVTACLWDTRHLVEGVRKTVCHGDLNRRNFIRAEDNQLYLVDWEMVKIADPILDISQLLVQYVDFKNWDTWFDLYGLHITYDIYQRIEWYSMLNLLNMIKKDFRENRMIAMNHKILKLKHIYNNRYLHQVGEM
- a CDS encoding ABC transporter permease, with product MRLLDTYHKRRQEGQDLFLKNAKYIFNDHAVIVLFFLFGALAYQYSNWLSGLSQGLVGVWVHVIWAVLMTVGVFITGVASHIVAADLVFLLPIESKFTDWFRSALNHSLLLPSAIIIMMVAASYPLLMAMVGYSIFELIVLAVILICFKTAHLNTILESWRYTSDKVIKIHKAILYLAVFITLLLASFVTPYLCLGVALLYLIAIHFAGIRPFSDGKKGWHWDKIVAVEQDRQQQIKRGLALFVNMPQDAVSSKRRKYLDGFIKVINRGDNPYAYLYSRAFWRASDYFPLWGRMTLVGILYLVFVTNSHWLNLVVILLIQYFSHFQILPMAKKINQHVLLQVYPMDQSSQVTGFKQMMAQPICTQIVLFAVTSLLTHDWIFAGAVLLSTIILGLVFLYLYLPRFIRKKEKKVRIR